In Paenibacillus algicola, a genomic segment contains:
- the thiO gene encoding glycine oxidase ThiO: MNDWIIMGGGIVGLSCALELRLRGARVQLLETGICGGQASGAAAGMLAPYSENPEYPDEFFMLCRESLDRYPAWQQLVRELSGRDFEYTACGSLYAVYHEADLLGLRSRMNWQREYGSSAVILQGAELREAEPGLSPQVAAALWTPEESHIYAPDFVAALKDACLKAGVLIREGLEAVQLKEWEQGIKAVAQGGEVFQGDQLLVCTGAWAGELADELGIRIPVQPIRGQICAYAWGEERTPLRHMVFCNQGYLVQKSNGTLVCGASEDIAGFDTSVTDKGIQRLLKWNKKVLPALEQAEPFHRWAGLRPSTLDGRPLLGRLPQAERVLFAAGHYRNGILLSPVTAALAADYAEGKEMQAWHEAFRPDRFGAATRA, encoded by the coding sequence ATGAACGATTGGATCATTATGGGCGGCGGCATTGTCGGCTTATCCTGTGCGCTGGAGCTGCGGCTTCGCGGAGCCCGTGTTCAGCTGCTGGAGACCGGAATCTGCGGCGGCCAGGCCTCCGGCGCGGCGGCTGGCATGCTGGCCCCGTATTCCGAGAATCCGGAGTATCCGGATGAGTTCTTCATGCTCTGCCGGGAAAGCCTGGACCGGTATCCGGCCTGGCAGCAGCTGGTGCGTGAGCTGTCGGGCCGCGATTTTGAATATACCGCCTGCGGCAGCCTGTATGCGGTCTATCATGAAGCGGATCTGCTAGGCCTCAGAAGCCGCATGAATTGGCAGCGGGAGTATGGCTCAAGCGCCGTTATTTTGCAGGGAGCAGAGCTGCGGGAAGCGGAGCCCGGCTTGTCGCCTCAAGTGGCAGCCGCACTGTGGACACCGGAGGAGAGCCATATCTATGCACCGGATTTTGTGGCTGCGCTGAAGGATGCTTGCCTCAAGGCCGGGGTTCTCATTCGGGAGGGACTGGAAGCGGTGCAGCTGAAGGAATGGGAACAGGGCATCAAGGCAGTGGCCCAGGGTGGAGAAGTCTTTCAGGGAGACCAGCTGCTGGTCTGCACGGGAGCCTGGGCAGGCGAGCTGGCAGATGAGCTGGGCATTCGGATTCCAGTTCAGCCGATCCGGGGACAGATCTGTGCGTATGCCTGGGGAGAGGAGCGCACGCCCCTGCGCCACATGGTGTTCTGCAATCAGGGCTATCTGGTGCAGAAGAGCAATGGGACTCTGGTGTGCGGAGCTTCCGAGGATATTGCGGGGTTCGATACCAGCGTGACGGACAAGGGCATCCAGCGCCTGCTGAAGTGGAACAAGAAGGTGCTGCCTGCTCTGGAGCAGGCCGAGCCGTTCCACCGCTGGGCGGGCCTGCGCCCGTCCACGCTGGACGGTCGCCCGCTGCTGGGCCGCCTGCCCCAGGCGGAGCGCGTGCTGTTTGCGGCAGGGCATTACCGCAACGGCATTCTGCTGAGCCCCGTCACCGCGGCACTGGCGGCCGATTACGCGGAGGGCAAGGAAATGCAGGCTTGGCACGAGGCGTTCCGGCCAGACCGGTTTGGAGCAGCCACCCGGGCTTAG
- the thiS gene encoding sulfur carrier protein ThiS, producing the protein MKLIINGGEREVDARTMAEVIDRLGLSGKPVVAEVDGHVLVAEEWEAFPVSPGMVIELVHFVGGG; encoded by the coding sequence ATGAAGCTGATAATTAACGGCGGCGAGCGTGAGGTGGATGCCCGGACGATGGCGGAGGTGATCGACCGGCTCGGCCTGAGTGGCAAGCCGGTGGTGGCCGAGGTGGACGGCCATGTGCTGGTGGCCGAGGAGTGGGAAGCTTTTCCGGTTTCGCCGGGCATGGTGATTGAGCTGGTTCATTTTGTGGGAGGGGGCTAG
- a CDS encoding thiazole synthase — translation MLKDTWRIGECEMTSRFFLGTGLFPSPFVQQEAIAASGAEVLTFAIRRVNLESVEDDSILQHVEPGSFTFLPNTSGARTADEAVRIARLARASGLSDWVKVEISASDKTLLPDPIETLRATEQLVKEGFTVLPYISDDPVICRRLEEAGAAAIMPGGAPIGTGLGILNSYNLGLIIEEASVPVIVDAGLGTASDAALSMELGASAVLMNTPVAKAKDPVGMALAMKLAIEAGRLAYLSGRVPKKRYASASSGLESMMLKPASAGDFGS, via the coding sequence ATGCTCAAGGATACATGGCGTATTGGAGAGTGCGAGATGACCTCGCGCTTCTTTCTCGGAACAGGGCTGTTTCCGAGTCCGTTCGTGCAGCAGGAAGCGATTGCGGCTTCGGGAGCCGAGGTGCTGACGTTTGCGATTCGCAGAGTCAATCTGGAGTCGGTGGAGGATGACTCGATCCTGCAGCATGTGGAGCCGGGTTCATTCACGTTTCTGCCCAATACATCGGGAGCCCGTACCGCCGATGAGGCAGTCCGGATTGCAAGGCTGGCGCGGGCGTCCGGTCTCAGTGACTGGGTTAAGGTCGAGATCAGCGCGAGCGACAAGACCCTGCTGCCAGACCCTATCGAGACGCTCCGGGCGACAGAGCAGCTGGTCAAGGAGGGCTTTACGGTGCTTCCTTATATTTCAGATGACCCCGTCATCTGCCGCAGGCTGGAGGAGGCGGGGGCGGCCGCGATTATGCCGGGCGGAGCGCCGATCGGCACGGGCCTGGGCATCCTGAATTCGTACAACCTGGGCCTGATTATCGAGGAAGCATCGGTTCCGGTCATTGTGGACGCAGGCCTTGGCACCGCGAGCGATGCAGCGCTGTCGATGGAGCTGGGCGCCTCTGCGGTATTGATGAATACGCCGGTAGCGAAGGCCAAGGATCCGGTCGGCATGGCGCTGGCGATGAAGCTTGCGATTGAGGCCGGGCGGCTGGCCTACCTATCCGGCCGGGTGCCGAAGAAGCGCTATGCATCTGCAAGCAGCGGCCTGGAGTCCATGATGCTGAAGCCTGCTTCGGCCGGCGACTTCGGGAGCTAG